The following proteins come from a genomic window of Halanaerobiales bacterium:
- the malE gene encoding maltose/maltodextrin ABC transporter substrate-binding protein MalE: MKKFLVLSLAFVMLLGLTSFASASESGKLLIWADENRLEVVTELAGEFEDDYGVPVEVQEKAFGDIRDSMRVEAPSGEGPDIIVGAHDWLGELVTNGLISPIDLSDLEDDFIEVSLDAFTWGEDTYAVPYAIESVGLIYNKDLVATPPKTWEEFSALVKEHTNKEEEKYGFVMPQPDPFHTYPFMSAMGGYVFGMEDGVYNPDDIGLNNEGAVAGLEKLNSLYADGYVPYLDYQTMASLFKSGDAAMMLTGPWEFGNLEEAGINYGFAQLPSMEGQSPKPFSSVHGFMMSAFSENKMLAQAFIRNFIAREDTMIELYEKGGRPPVYKPAIEVAQEDPQTAGVLESARESMPMPSIPEMNAVWAAWEDALEVVLNQKQDVKPALDNAVEQIKDSLEQSAE; this comes from the coding sequence ATGAAAAAGTTTTTAGTTTTATCATTAGCTTTTGTTATGTTGTTAGGTTTAACTTCTTTTGCCTCGGCTTCAGAATCAGGAAAATTACTGATTTGGGCAGACGAAAACAGACTTGAGGTAGTAACTGAATTAGCTGGAGAATTTGAAGATGATTATGGAGTACCAGTAGAGGTACAGGAAAAAGCCTTTGGTGATATTAGAGACAGTATGAGAGTGGAAGCTCCATCTGGTGAAGGTCCTGATATTATTGTTGGTGCTCATGATTGGTTGGGTGAATTAGTTACTAATGGTCTAATTAGTCCTATTGATCTATCAGATTTGGAAGATGACTTTATTGAAGTTTCACTTGATGCATTTACCTGGGGAGAAGATACTTATGCAGTTCCTTATGCTATTGAATCTGTAGGTCTAATTTATAATAAGGATCTTGTAGCAACTCCTCCAAAAACCTGGGAAGAGTTTTCTGCCCTTGTAAAAGAACATACTAATAAAGAAGAAGAAAAGTATGGATTTGTTATGCCTCAACCTGATCCATTCCACACCTATCCATTTATGAGTGCAATGGGTGGTTATGTATTTGGTATGGAAGATGGAGTATATAATCCAGATGACATTGGTTTAAATAATGAAGGAGCAGTTGCAGGGTTAGAGAAACTTAATAGCCTTTATGCAGATGGATACGTTCCTTATCTAGATTATCAAACAATGGCTTCACTTTTCAAAAGTGGAGATGCTGCTATGATGCTTACTGGTCCATGGGAATTTGGTAATCTTGAAGAAGCTGGAATCAATTATGGTTTTGCACAACTTCCATCTATGGAAGGTCAGTCTCCTAAACCATTTTCTTCTGTTCACGGATTTATGATGAGTGCCTTTAGTGAAAATAAAATGTTAGCACAGGCCTTTATCCGTAACTTTATTGCAAGAGAAGATACAATGATTGAATTATATGAAAAAGGTGGAAGACCTCCTGTATATAAACCAGCTATAGAAGTTGCACAGGAAGATCCACAAACTGCTGGAGTTCTAGAGAGTGCTAGAGAAAGTATGCCAATGCCCAGTATACCAGAAATGAATGCTGTTTGGGCAGCCTGGGAAGATGCTCTAGAAGTTGTATTAAATCAAAAACAGGATGTAAAACCTGCACTTGATAATGCTGTTGAACAAATTAAAGATTCCTTAGAGCAGAGTGCTGAATAA
- the malF gene encoding maltose ABC transporter permease MalF has product MNIQDNMWKYLFKIIFLGIMDALSIWSAVILYNDSAYLLLIGLIIVVGAINIVYLIDKAYPMRYILPGTIFMVIFVVYPIFYTVYISFTNYGTGNILSKQQVVNQLENRYFSPQDAEEFSFSTFKLENEKEFILLFENEEGERFVGFENELIPINDFDQDIVDSDNDGKIDEIAGYKRLPQMQLFQHLSSLQDLEYEINDRILRMKNTEYFSSYIRQYKYDEDKDQLISLRTNKVYNPSENGYFKANDGERLTPGFRTNIGWKNYKKLLTDDRVFNPFLRVFIWTFEWAILSVFLTFSLGLFMAILLNDKNLRFRKIYRVILILPYAIPGFISVLVWRGLFNAEVGAVNNLLQFFSIGGIQWMQHPVWAKVALLIVNLWMGFPYMMLIALGSLQSISDTLYEAAAIDGASVWQKFRHITLPLLLVSLGPLLISSFAFNFNNFNVIYLFNEGGPAIPGAQTPAGATDILISYTYRLSFATGRGSDFGLASTVALFIFMITATITWFNFKYTGALEDVKENE; this is encoded by the coding sequence TTGAATATACAAGATAATATGTGGAAGTATTTATTTAAAATAATATTTTTAGGTATAATGGATGCCTTATCTATCTGGAGTGCAGTAATATTATATAATGATTCAGCTTATTTATTATTAATTGGACTTATAATTGTAGTAGGAGCTATAAATATAGTATATTTAATAGATAAAGCTTACCCTATGCGTTACATATTACCAGGAACTATATTTATGGTCATATTTGTAGTTTATCCTATTTTTTATACTGTATATATATCTTTTACTAATTATGGAACAGGAAATATTTTAAGTAAACAACAGGTAGTCAATCAACTGGAAAATCGTTATTTTAGTCCTCAGGATGCAGAAGAATTTAGTTTTAGTACTTTTAAATTAGAAAATGAAAAAGAATTTATTTTACTTTTTGAAAATGAAGAGGGAGAACGTTTTGTTGGTTTTGAAAATGAATTAATACCTATTAATGATTTTGATCAAGATATTGTAGATTCTGATAATGATGGAAAAATTGATGAAATAGCTGGTTATAAAAGACTTCCGCAAATGCAGTTATTTCAACACTTAAGTTCTTTACAGGATTTGGAATATGAAATAAATGATAGAATATTAAGGATGAAAAACACAGAATATTTCTCTTCTTATATCCGGCAATATAAATATGATGAAGATAAAGATCAGTTAATTAGCTTAAGAACCAATAAGGTTTATAATCCTTCTGAAAATGGATATTTTAAGGCTAATGATGGTGAAAGATTAACACCTGGTTTTAGAACTAATATTGGCTGGAAAAATTATAAGAAATTATTAACTGATGATCGAGTATTTAATCCATTTTTAAGAGTATTTATCTGGACATTTGAATGGGCAATTTTAAGTGTATTTTTAACTTTTAGTTTAGGATTATTTATGGCAATTTTATTAAATGATAAAAATTTAAGATTCAGGAAAATATATAGAGTTATATTGATTTTACCTTATGCAATACCTGGTTTTATTTCTGTTCTTGTCTGGAGAGGATTATTTAATGCAGAAGTTGGGGCTGTGAATAACTTATTACAGTTTTTCTCAATAGGTGGTATCCAGTGGATGCAACATCCAGTCTGGGCTAAGGTAGCTTTACTTATAGTTAACCTCTGGATGGGTTTTCCTTATATGATGTTAATTGCTTTAGGTTCTCTGCAAAGTATATCAGATACCTTATATGAAGCTGCTGCAATTGATGGTGCTTCAGTCTGGCAGAAATTCCGTCACATTACTCTACCATTATTATTAGTTAGTTTAGGACCACTTTTGATTTCATCATTTGCCTTTAATTTTAATAATTTCAATGTAATTTACCTATTTAATGAAGGTGGACCGGCAATTCCAGGTGCTCAAACTCCGGCTGGTGCTACAGATATTCTAATCTCCTATACTTATAGGCTATCATTTGCAACCGGGAGAGGTTCTGACTTTGGACTGGCAAGTACTGTAGCTTTATTTATTTTTATGATAACTGCTACAATAACCTGGTTTAACTTCAAATACACAGGTGCTCT